Sequence from the candidate division WOR-3 bacterium genome:
TTGATGCGCACCAGAATATTGAGCCACCAGGGTATGCCCTTCATCGGAAAGAGGGCACCGCTCAAAAACCACATCGGCATAATCACAAAGTTCATTATCGTGCCAAAACCCTGAAATGATGTCATCCGCGCCGCAATCACAATCCCGATTCCGGTCAGGGCAAATGACATTACCGCCATCACGAAAAGTAATGGCAGGATGTTGATTAAGGGCAGTTTCACCTTGACCAGTGGGGCGAGGAGAAGGACGATACAGCCCTGAATCAAAGAAAGGGTTGTGCCGGCAAAGCCTTTGCCAATGACAATTGATGTCCTTGGCACCGGTGCCACCAGAATCTCCTTTAAGAAGCCGAACTCGCGGTCCCAGATGATTGAGATTGCGGACTGGATGGATGTGAAGATACTGGTCATCGCCACGATGCCGGGAAAGATGAACTGGGTGTAGTTGACATTGCCAATCTCCTTATACCCCCCGCGCAGACCAAGACCGAGGATAAATAGCCAGAGCACCGGTCGGGTCATTGAACCGTAAAACTGGCTCTTTTCCCGGAAATACCTGATCACATCCCTGAGCCAGACCATATAGATACAGGCAGGGTCA
This genomic interval carries:
- a CDS encoding ABC transporter permease, coding for MVWLRDVIRYFREKSQFYGSMTRPVLWLFILGLGLRGGYKEIGNVNYTQFIFPGIVAMTSIFTSIQSAISIIWDREFGFLKEILVAPVPRTSIVIGKGFAGTTLSLIQGCIVLLLAPLVKVKLPLINILPLLFVMAVMSFALTGIGIVIAARMTSFQGFGTIMNFVIMPMWFLSGALFPMKGIPWWLNILVRINPLTYGVDLVRRLVLGFSFYPLWFDLGFLFIFSIITTAAAVYFFNRGEY